A genome region from Candidatus Manganitrophus noduliformans includes the following:
- a CDS encoding glucose 1-dehydrogenase codes for MRLRDKVALITGAGSGIGREGALLFSSEGAGIVAVDVNDDAGKETVKQIESKGGKAIYVHADVSKGGDCNKMVAAAEQTFGKLNILFNNAGIMDSNDDNAMTTEEAVWEKTMAINLKGVFLGCKYGIPALKRAGGGSIINTASFVAVLGAATPQLAYTASKGGVLSMTRELAVIHAREGIRVNALCPGPLRTELLMKFLNTEQKKQRRLVHIPMGRFGEAREIAKAALFLASDDSSYMTGASLMVDGGITAAYVTPE; via the coding sequence ATGCGGTTAAGAGACAAGGTCGCCCTGATCACGGGGGCGGGAAGTGGAATCGGGAGGGAAGGGGCCCTCCTTTTTTCGAGCGAAGGGGCCGGGATCGTAGCGGTCGATGTCAACGACGACGCCGGAAAAGAGACGGTGAAACAGATCGAATCGAAGGGGGGCAAGGCGATCTATGTCCACGCAGACGTTTCCAAGGGGGGTGACTGTAACAAGATGGTCGCCGCGGCGGAACAGACCTTCGGAAAACTGAACATTCTTTTCAATAATGCCGGGATCATGGACAGCAACGACGACAACGCCATGACGACCGAAGAAGCGGTCTGGGAAAAGACGATGGCGATCAATCTCAAGGGGGTCTTCCTCGGCTGCAAATATGGCATTCCCGCGTTAAAAAGGGCCGGAGGGGGATCGATCATCAACACCGCCTCGTTCGTCGCCGTTCTCGGCGCGGCCACCCCGCAATTGGCCTACACGGCGAGCAAAGGGGGCGTTCTGTCGATGACGCGGGAGCTGGCGGTGATTCACGCGCGGGAGGGGATTCGGGTCAATGCCCTCTGCCCCGGCCCGCTCCGGACGGAGTTGTTGATGAAGTTCCTGAACACGGAGCAGAAGAAGCAGCGGCGGCTGGTCCACATTCCGATGGGCCGGTTCGGCGAAGCGAGGGAGATCGCCAAGGCGGCCCTCTTCCTCGCCTCCGACGATTCGTCGTACATGACCGGCGCGTCGTTGATGGTAGACGGCGGCATCACCGCCGCCTATGTGACGCCGGAGTAA
- a CDS encoding gamma-glutamyl-gamma-aminobutyrate hydrolase family protein: MSPPLIGITTYGRGENNRFYLPAQYVDAVRRAGGIPLLLPPGEPHAESLLVQLEGLILTGGGDLDPALYGGAPHPAIYMVDPERDKSEIALVQYSAQSALPTLGICRGSQIINVALGGTLIEHLPDAVGETILHRLPPREPTQHSIRLTPGCRLAEILFQEEFLAPSWHHQAIRRPAPGLKVVGQAPDGTAEAVEMSDHPWLIGVQWHPELAAAEEPLHQKLFNGLVSAASEWKRR; the protein is encoded by the coding sequence ATGTCCCCTCCGCTCATTGGGATCACCACCTACGGCCGCGGTGAGAACAACCGCTTTTATCTTCCGGCGCAGTATGTCGACGCGGTCCGCCGCGCCGGGGGGATTCCGCTCCTCCTTCCTCCCGGAGAGCCTCACGCGGAGAGTCTTTTGGTCCAACTCGAAGGGTTGATTCTGACCGGCGGCGGGGATCTCGATCCGGCCCTCTACGGCGGCGCCCCCCATCCGGCGATCTACATGGTCGATCCGGAGCGGGATAAAAGCGAGATCGCCCTGGTCCAATACAGCGCGCAATCGGCGTTGCCGACGTTGGGAATTTGCCGCGGCAGCCAGATCATCAACGTCGCCCTGGGGGGGACATTGATCGAACACCTCCCCGATGCGGTCGGTGAGACGATCCTCCACCGGCTGCCGCCCCGGGAGCCGACACAACATTCGATTCGGCTCACGCCGGGATGCCGTCTCGCCGAAATCCTCTTTCAAGAGGAATTCCTCGCCCCCTCCTGGCATCATCAGGCGATTCGCCGGCCGGCCCCCGGTTTGAAGGTGGTCGGACAGGCTCCCGACGGAACAGCGGAGGCGGTCGAGATGTCCGATCATCCTTGGCTGATCGGCGTTCAGTGGCACCCGGAGCTGGCCGCCGCCGAGGAGCCGCTTCATCAAAAACTCTTCAATGGTCTCGTCAGCGCCGCTTCAGAGTGGAAACGAAGATAA
- a CDS encoding glutamine synthetase family protein produces the protein MSSKIPGMLTQDELARRVSAGEIDTVLLVFTDHYGRFMGKRLDADFFLEDAAKKGTHACDYLLTVDMEMEPVPGYRFANWEKGYGDFHLIPDFATLRVASWLEKTALLICDVENEKNHRPVVQAPRSILRKQIDRAAKMGYRAIAASELEYYIYKNSYRDAAAKGYSGLEPAGWYLEDYHALQGAREEGFNGAARRHLKRSGIPVETSKGEWGLGQHELNVRYADILTMADRHVTFKQCLKEIAEQMGLSVTFMAKIAADQAGSSCHIHLSLWQKNHPAFPGKQRLGPVACSETFRWFLGGWIAHVPEMMVFYAPTINSYKRYQAGSWAPTRMAWSYDNRTAGFRVVGEGNSLRIECRIPGADCNPYLAFAAALASGLDGIENRIEPPPIFEGDVYAAQNLPRVPRTLREATDLFEKSEFAKSALGEEVVEHYLHFYRTEQEAYDKAVTDWERQRYFERI, from the coding sequence ATGTCATCGAAAATCCCAGGCATGTTGACGCAGGATGAGCTCGCCCGGCGGGTGAGCGCGGGGGAGATCGATACGGTCCTGCTCGTCTTCACCGATCACTACGGCCGCTTCATGGGAAAGCGGCTCGACGCCGATTTCTTCCTGGAAGATGCCGCCAAAAAGGGGACCCACGCCTGCGATTATCTTCTGACGGTTGACATGGAGATGGAGCCGGTGCCGGGATACCGGTTCGCCAATTGGGAGAAGGGCTACGGCGACTTTCATCTCATTCCCGACTTCGCCACGCTGCGGGTCGCGAGCTGGCTGGAGAAGACGGCGCTCCTGATTTGCGACGTGGAGAACGAGAAGAACCATCGTCCGGTGGTCCAGGCCCCTCGTTCTATTTTAAGAAAGCAGATCGACCGGGCCGCAAAGATGGGGTACCGGGCGATCGCCGCCTCGGAGCTCGAGTATTACATCTACAAGAATTCCTATCGGGACGCCGCGGCCAAAGGCTACAGCGGGCTTGAGCCGGCCGGCTGGTATCTGGAAGATTATCATGCCCTGCAAGGGGCGCGCGAAGAGGGGTTCAACGGCGCGGCCCGCCGCCACCTCAAACGGTCCGGCATCCCGGTCGAGACCTCGAAAGGGGAGTGGGGGCTGGGGCAACATGAACTGAATGTCCGCTACGCCGACATCCTCACCATGGCCGACCGCCACGTGACCTTCAAGCAATGCTTGAAGGAGATCGCCGAGCAGATGGGATTAAGCGTCACTTTCATGGCGAAGATCGCCGCCGACCAGGCCGGATCGAGCTGTCACATCCACTTGAGCCTCTGGCAGAAAAATCACCCCGCCTTTCCCGGAAAACAGCGCCTCGGTCCGGTCGCCTGTTCCGAAACCTTTCGTTGGTTCCTCGGAGGCTGGATCGCCCATGTCCCGGAGATGATGGTCTTCTATGCGCCGACGATCAATTCATACAAACGATACCAGGCCGGCTCCTGGGCGCCGACGCGGATGGCCTGGAGCTACGATAATCGGACCGCCGGCTTCCGCGTGGTGGGGGAAGGGAACAGCCTACGGATCGAGTGCCGGATCCCCGGCGCCGATTGCAATCCTTACCTCGCCTTCGCCGCCGCGCTGGCGTCCGGGCTCGACGGCATCGAGAACCGGATTGAGCCTCCGCCGATCTTCGAGGGAGATGTCTACGCGGCGCAGAATCTCCCCCGCGTTCCGCGCACCCTCCGCGAAGCGACCGATCTCTTCGAGAAGAGCGAATTCGCGAAGAGCGCTTTAGGCGAAGAAGTGGTCGAGCACTACCTTCACTTCTATCGAACGGAGCAGGAAGCGTACGACAAAGCGGTGACCGATTGGGAACGCCAGCGGTATTTTGAAAGGATCTGA
- a CDS encoding HEAT repeat domain-containing protein has translation MFSRIKTFLFVVMVFFYASPSLMAQSSDPLSERLRSGQSFARLLALQEVGQFALAEQVHYLPLLVEALKDKDADVQLNAAALLASLGNETESAVPVMIAYLREPDSERRDVVMTLLSNLRRTAIPALIDALRDEDPNIRLGACRALGKMGKGAEEAIPSLIDLLDEVSQDVPDCASVALGKIGKVDDLIEIIQSGSDRQRELISKNAFYHLPEEIDPTEALIELVKNEESRPKARLSAVNALGSRGSKSKNAVSPLVAAMADQEIGFAAARALGKIGLSALSNTIEALGSTDFIVRSWASYAIKSMEQPAVEAVPSLIKLLDDQELIVSLDAKSALERIGTSKALEAVKRSSISLR, from the coding sequence ATGTTCTCACGAATAAAAACATTCTTGTTCGTCGTGATGGTTTTCTTCTATGCTTCGCCCTCGCTCATGGCCCAATCGTCCGACCCTCTGTCGGAGCGGCTTCGGTCGGGCCAATCGTTCGCGCGTTTGCTGGCTTTGCAGGAGGTCGGTCAATTCGCGCTTGCAGAACAGGTGCACTACCTCCCTCTTCTGGTAGAAGCGCTCAAAGATAAAGACGCGGATGTTCAGCTCAATGCAGCGGCGCTCCTCGCGTCGTTGGGAAATGAAACCGAGTCGGCGGTTCCTGTCATGATTGCTTATCTTCGAGAGCCGGACAGCGAAAGACGCGACGTCGTGATGACCTTGCTTTCCAATCTGCGCCGTACGGCGATCCCGGCCCTCATCGATGCTTTAAGAGACGAAGACCCGAACATTCGTCTCGGCGCCTGCCGGGCGTTGGGAAAAATGGGAAAAGGAGCGGAAGAAGCGATCCCGTCCCTGATCGATCTGCTCGATGAAGTGAGCCAGGATGTTCCTGATTGCGCCTCTGTCGCGTTGGGTAAGATCGGCAAGGTCGATGATCTTATCGAAATCATCCAAAGCGGAAGTGATCGGCAGAGAGAGTTGATTTCAAAAAACGCATTTTATCATTTACCCGAAGAGATTGACCCGACAGAAGCGCTGATCGAGCTCGTAAAAAATGAAGAGAGCCGCCCGAAAGCGCGCCTGTCCGCGGTGAATGCGCTTGGCTCCCGCGGCTCCAAATCGAAAAATGCCGTTTCTCCGCTCGTTGCCGCGATGGCCGATCAGGAGATCGGTTTTGCCGCGGCGCGCGCGCTCGGAAAGATCGGTCTCTCCGCATTGTCGAATACGATTGAAGCGCTCGGTTCAACCGATTTTATCGTTCGCTCGTGGGCGTCTTACGCGATCAAATCGATGGAGCAACCCGCGGTTGAAGCGGTCCCCTCCCTCATCAAGCTTCTCGATGATCAGGAATTGATCGTCAGCTTGGATGCGAAGTCCGCCCTCGAAAGGATTGGAACATCGAAAGCGCTTGAAGCCGTAAAGCGATCCAGCATTAGCCTCCGATAA
- a CDS encoding intradiol ring-cleavage dioxygenase, which translates to MAISRRSLLGLMGTAAAALLVGCEPGAGPGWWRRLWARKPAIASIPPCIVRPEQMEGPYFVDERLNRSDIRSDPMDGSVKEGVPLQLAIRVHGIRDNACAPIEGAMVDVWQCDADGVYSDVRDDAFDTRGKKFLRGYQMTDADGTAPFLTIYPGWYPGRTVHIHFKIRLDPEAMFGYEFTSQIYFDDALTDEVFTQPPYSKGRRTTNRQDGIFENGGEELMLPLTKQPEGGYAGTFDIGLQLS; encoded by the coding sequence ATGGCGATTAGCCGACGATCATTGCTCGGTTTGATGGGGACAGCCGCTGCCGCGCTGCTGGTGGGGTGCGAGCCGGGCGCCGGCCCCGGTTGGTGGCGGCGCCTTTGGGCTCGAAAGCCGGCGATTGCCTCCATCCCTCCCTGCATCGTGCGTCCCGAGCAGATGGAAGGGCCCTATTTTGTTGATGAGCGGCTCAACCGCTCCGACATTCGTTCCGACCCCATGGACGGATCGGTCAAGGAAGGGGTTCCGCTCCAACTGGCGATCCGGGTTCATGGCATTCGCGACAATGCCTGCGCGCCGATCGAAGGGGCCATGGTCGATGTTTGGCAATGCGACGCCGACGGCGTTTATTCGGACGTTCGCGACGACGCCTTCGACACGCGGGGGAAGAAGTTCTTGCGCGGCTACCAGATGACCGACGCCGACGGGACGGCGCCGTTTCTGACGATTTATCCCGGTTGGTACCCCGGCAGAACGGTCCACATTCACTTTAAGATCCGTCTCGATCCGGAGGCGATGTTCGGGTACGAATTTACCTCGCAGATCTATTTCGACGATGCCCTCACCGACGAGGTCTTCACCCAACCCCCCTACAGCAAAGGGCGGCGAACGACGAATCGCCAGGACGGCATTTTTGAAAACGGCGGCGAAGAGCTGATGCTTCCGCTGACGAAACAGCCGGAGGGTGGATATGCGGGGACGTTCGATATCGGTCTTCAATTGTCCTAG
- a CDS encoding cytochrome b/b6 domain-containing protein — protein MGKADDKNQDPTDAIGPGEPLSPPVIRSETAGPERLSPAPEVFRHPFFIRLTHWINALCLLMLVISGFQIYTGRQWLFGRWHHFLFAWIFSFNGLVYVAYSVASGHLLKNLFPGWSDFRKIGSTLRDTLFFRHPKGAEAARYNVLQKTAYTGVVFILGPLILLTGLASSARGEAVFPFLHDLFGTRKRAQSIHFNLTILFIAYTAFHLLMVILTGFGNNLRSMLTGWYRIPPVDEGNEK, from the coding sequence ATGGGGAAAGCCGATGACAAAAATCAAGATCCAACCGATGCGATCGGTCCGGGAGAGCCCCTTTCACCGCCGGTGATTCGATCGGAGACCGCCGGTCCGGAGCGTTTGTCTCCCGCCCCCGAGGTGTTTCGCCATCCCTTTTTTATCCGGCTCACCCATTGGATCAATGCGCTTTGTCTTCTGATGTTGGTTATAAGCGGCTTTCAGATCTACACCGGCCGTCAATGGCTCTTCGGCCGGTGGCACCACTTCTTGTTCGCTTGGATCTTCTCGTTCAACGGGCTGGTCTATGTCGCTTACAGCGTCGCCAGCGGACATCTTCTCAAAAATCTTTTTCCGGGTTGGAGCGACTTCCGGAAAATCGGATCGACCCTCCGGGACACGCTCTTCTTTCGCCATCCGAAAGGAGCGGAAGCGGCCCGATACAACGTCCTTCAAAAAACCGCCTACACGGGGGTCGTTTTCATTTTGGGGCCGTTGATTCTTCTGACCGGCCTCGCCAGCTCCGCGCGGGGCGAAGCGGTCTTTCCCTTCCTGCACGACCTCTTCGGCACCCGTAAAAGAGCGCAGTCGATTCACTTTAACTTGACGATCCTCTTCATCGCTTACACCGCTTTCCACCTTTTGATGGTGATCCTCACCGGATTCGGCAACAACCTCCGGTCGATGCTCACCGGCTGGTACCGCATCCCACCTGTGGACGAAGGCAACGAAAAATAA
- a CDS encoding efflux transporter outer membrane subunit encodes MRFMSLIILSLLITACAMGPDYTRPDVPVPDSFRMAETEETQSIANLPWWELLRDEELQKLVRIALHENKDLQLAVARVEEFQAFLGSARMEFAPQLNAAANLPFGKLNAVNLPRVPSSTSYYGQAHLAWELDIWGRVRRANEAARAQLLAEEENRRAVVLELVASVAQAYFDLRQLDMQLEIGKEALQSWEESVEIAEARLRQGLITRLDVDQFEAERANAAARLFELERAMTQKENELSVLLGRNPARIGRGRSLTEQGMTPEVPAGLPSELLQRRPDILRSEQDLAAATARIGVAKASRFPTISLTGVLGVASPQLSGLEEGKFGAAGVGLFAPLFNARTFGFEQKAAEAQARQVMALYEQTVIIAFREVEDALVAVRTARDQHKAEESRVAALQSALHLADLRYQSGHANYLDLLTAKRNLYEAELALTATRRLHLVSIVQLYKALGGGWEPAMETAAIDPVPS; translated from the coding sequence ATGCGTTTCATGAGCCTGATCATTCTATCGCTGTTGATCACCGCGTGCGCCATGGGGCCCGATTACACCCGGCCCGACGTTCCGGTTCCGGACTCTTTCCGGATGGCCGAGACCGAGGAGACCCAATCGATCGCCAACCTCCCCTGGTGGGAGCTCCTTCGCGACGAGGAACTTCAGAAGCTGGTTCGAATCGCGTTGCATGAGAACAAAGACCTGCAGCTCGCGGTCGCGAGGGTCGAGGAGTTCCAGGCCTTTCTGGGGAGCGCGCGGATGGAATTCGCTCCCCAACTGAACGCCGCGGCCAATCTTCCGTTCGGCAAGTTAAACGCGGTCAATCTCCCCAGGGTTCCCTCGTCCACCAGTTATTATGGACAGGCCCATCTGGCGTGGGAGCTCGACATTTGGGGTCGGGTCCGAAGAGCGAACGAAGCGGCGCGGGCGCAACTCTTGGCGGAGGAAGAAAATCGGCGGGCCGTCGTCTTGGAGCTGGTGGCAAGCGTCGCCCAAGCTTACTTCGATCTTCGCCAATTGGATATGCAGTTGGAGATCGGAAAGGAAGCGCTCCAGTCGTGGGAGGAATCGGTTGAGATCGCCGAAGCGCGACTGCGGCAAGGGCTGATCACCCGGTTGGATGTCGATCAGTTCGAAGCGGAGCGGGCGAATGCCGCGGCCCGACTGTTCGAGCTGGAGCGGGCGATGACTCAGAAGGAGAACGAGCTGAGCGTCCTGCTGGGGAGAAACCCGGCTCGAATCGGAAGGGGCCGATCGCTGACCGAGCAGGGAATGACCCCCGAGGTGCCGGCCGGTTTGCCTTCGGAACTCCTTCAACGCCGGCCCGACATCCTCCGATCGGAACAAGACCTGGCCGCCGCAACGGCCCGGATCGGAGTGGCCAAGGCGTCCCGTTTTCCGACGATCAGCTTGACGGGGGTCCTCGGTGTGGCAAGTCCCCAGCTCTCCGGCCTGGAGGAGGGGAAGTTCGGCGCGGCCGGTGTTGGATTGTTCGCTCCTCTTTTCAACGCCCGGACATTCGGGTTCGAGCAGAAGGCGGCGGAGGCGCAGGCAAGACAGGTAATGGCGCTATACGAGCAGACGGTGATCATCGCCTTTAGAGAGGTTGAAGATGCGCTTGTCGCGGTTCGGACGGCCCGCGATCAACACAAGGCAGAGGAAAGCCGGGTTGCAGCGCTGCAGTCGGCCCTTCATCTGGCCGATCTGCGCTATCAAAGCGGGCACGCCAATTATCTCGATCTCCTCACCGCCAAACGCAATCTTTACGAAGCGGAGCTGGCGCTGACCGCCACCCGCCGGCTTCATCTGGTATCGATCGTCCAGCTCTACAAGGCGCTCGGCGGGGGATGGGAGCCGGCGATGGAAACCGCCGCGATCGACCCGGTTCCCTCCTGA
- a CDS encoding multidrug efflux RND transporter permease subunit: MSPRFFIDRPIFASVLSIVIVVVGLVAMQALPIAQFPDITPPVVQIDADYPGASAEVVANAVARPIEVQLPGIDNLLYFESTSTNDGHMTIKVTFEIGTDIDIAQVQTQNRVKLAEPQIPQEVTRQGVTVKKLSSDLLAVITLSSDDPRYDTLFLSNYATLQILDNIRRVPGIGDATVFGQQNYSMRLILNPDRMAQLQITPTDIVTIVREQNRDFPSGTIGREPALKGTLLTFPVITQGRLTEVKDFEELIIRALPDGSMVRLKDVARVELGAQSYALESRKDKKPTTFILAFLSPGANALDSISQVRQAMGEMSKNFPTGITWEIPFDTTPFIQVSIDEVVKTLIEAMILVILVVYLFLQSWRATLIPTLAVPVSLIGTFAGMYALGFSINTLTLFGMILAVGIVVDDAIVVVENVERHMALGLGPREAAKKAMEEVTGPVIAIVLVLCSVFIPVAFLGGITGELYKQFAITIAMSVTISGLVALTLSPALSALILKPGHSAPNRFFRLFNRLFDRIRDGYSAAVAGMLKRSLLFVGIFGVVLFLSIGMFKFIPSSFLPEEDQGYFIGMVQLPDGASKQRTDEVLERLENYFHSDPRIRHTNVLSGQNFVFSTRGPNAATIFLPLKDWDERTDPRDHVKSIIGAAFGEFSKIPEALVLAFNPPPIRGLGATGGFSAQLQDPLGGDFRAFSDATQEFIAKARQEPAIGGIGTNFRVSAPRLYAKVDRERAKALGVSISDIFDTMQAYFGNFYINDFIKSGRVYRVQTEADPEYRSSPDDIANLYVRAQNGKMIPLSAVITTEFTSGPDPVTHFNGLNSALLLGSAAPGYSSGQTLDALERLAKEVLEPKGYQLDWSGISYQERKGSSQSLLVFGIGLLMVFLVLAAQYESWSIPFVVNLAVPFGIFGALAAVWLRGLTNDIYFQIGLVTLIGLSAKNAILITEFVHQRYKEGVPLIQAAVEGSRLRFRPIIMTSMAFILGILPLVVANGAGAASRHSIGTGVFGGMLAESVVAIFFTPLFFVVVQRFTSRFSIRKPAAPIPANAEPATLQPTVGGH, from the coding sequence ATGAGTCCGCGATTCTTTATCGATCGGCCGATCTTCGCGTCGGTCCTCTCCATCGTCATCGTGGTCGTCGGACTCGTGGCGATGCAGGCCCTTCCGATCGCTCAGTTTCCCGACATCACCCCGCCGGTGGTGCAGATCGACGCCGACTATCCGGGGGCGAGCGCCGAGGTGGTGGCGAACGCGGTCGCCCGTCCCATCGAAGTGCAGCTGCCGGGAATCGACAACCTTCTCTATTTCGAATCGACCAGCACCAACGACGGCCACATGACGATCAAGGTGACCTTCGAGATCGGGACCGACATCGATATCGCGCAGGTCCAGACGCAAAACCGGGTAAAGCTTGCGGAGCCGCAGATCCCGCAGGAGGTCACCCGCCAGGGGGTGACGGTCAAAAAACTCTCCTCCGATCTTTTGGCGGTGATCACCTTAAGCTCCGACGATCCACGGTACGACACCCTCTTTCTTTCCAACTACGCCACGCTCCAGATCCTCGACAATATCCGGCGTGTGCCGGGAATCGGCGACGCGACCGTCTTCGGGCAGCAGAACTACAGCATGCGGCTGATTCTCAACCCCGACCGGATGGCGCAGCTTCAAATCACGCCGACCGATATCGTGACCATCGTTCGGGAGCAGAACCGCGACTTTCCCTCCGGCACCATCGGACGGGAGCCGGCGCTCAAAGGAACCCTGTTGACCTTCCCCGTGATCACGCAGGGGCGTCTCACCGAGGTAAAAGATTTCGAAGAGCTGATCATCCGGGCCCTCCCGGACGGATCGATGGTCCGGCTCAAAGATGTGGCCCGCGTCGAGCTCGGTGCCCAGAGTTATGCCTTGGAATCGCGGAAGGACAAAAAGCCGACCACCTTCATCCTCGCCTTCCTTTCTCCGGGGGCGAATGCCCTCGATTCCATCAGCCAAGTCCGTCAAGCGATGGGGGAGATGTCGAAAAACTTCCCGACCGGCATCACCTGGGAGATCCCCTTCGATACAACCCCTTTTATCCAGGTCTCGATCGACGAGGTCGTGAAAACCCTGATCGAAGCGATGATCCTGGTGATCCTCGTCGTCTACCTCTTCTTGCAGAGCTGGCGGGCGACGCTGATTCCGACCCTGGCGGTGCCGGTCTCGTTGATCGGGACCTTCGCCGGAATGTATGCCCTCGGCTTCTCGATCAACACGCTGACCCTCTTCGGAATGATCCTGGCGGTCGGCATCGTCGTCGATGACGCGATTGTCGTCGTCGAAAATGTCGAGCGGCATATGGCGCTCGGCCTTGGGCCGAGAGAAGCGGCGAAAAAGGCGATGGAGGAGGTGACCGGTCCGGTCATCGCGATCGTCCTGGTCCTCTGCTCGGTCTTCATCCCGGTCGCCTTCCTCGGCGGGATCACCGGAGAGCTCTACAAACAGTTTGCGATCACGATCGCCATGTCGGTCACGATCTCGGGGTTGGTGGCGCTCACCCTCAGCCCGGCCCTCAGCGCGCTGATCCTCAAACCGGGACACAGCGCGCCGAATCGATTCTTCCGTCTCTTCAATCGGCTCTTCGATCGCATCCGCGACGGCTACAGCGCCGCGGTCGCCGGAATGTTGAAACGGTCGCTCCTCTTTGTCGGGATCTTCGGCGTCGTCTTGTTCCTCTCGATCGGCATGTTCAAATTCATTCCGAGCAGCTTCCTGCCGGAAGAGGACCAGGGCTACTTTATCGGGATGGTCCAGCTTCCCGACGGCGCTTCCAAACAGCGGACCGACGAGGTGCTGGAGCGGCTGGAGAACTATTTCCACTCCGATCCGAGAATCAGACATACCAATGTCCTCTCCGGGCAGAATTTCGTCTTCAGCACCCGGGGGCCGAACGCGGCGACGATCTTTCTGCCGTTGAAAGATTGGGACGAGCGGACCGATCCGCGGGATCATGTCAAGTCGATCATCGGCGCCGCGTTCGGGGAATTTTCAAAAATCCCCGAAGCGCTGGTCCTCGCCTTCAATCCCCCTCCGATCCGGGGTCTCGGCGCCACGGGGGGATTCTCCGCGCAGCTGCAAGACCCGCTCGGGGGAGATTTCAGGGCCTTCTCCGATGCGACGCAGGAATTCATCGCCAAGGCCCGTCAAGAGCCGGCGATCGGAGGGATCGGGACCAACTTCCGCGTCAGCGCCCCCCGGCTTTACGCCAAGGTCGATCGGGAGCGGGCGAAGGCGCTCGGGGTGTCGATCTCCGATATCTTCGACACGATGCAGGCCTATTTCGGCAATTTCTACATCAACGACTTCATCAAATCGGGAAGGGTCTATCGGGTGCAGACCGAAGCGGACCCGGAGTACCGATCCAGCCCTGACGACATCGCGAATCTCTACGTCCGGGCGCAGAACGGGAAGATGATCCCGCTGAGCGCCGTGATCACGACCGAATTTACCAGCGGCCCCGATCCGGTGACCCACTTCAACGGCCTCAACTCGGCCCTGTTGCTCGGATCGGCGGCGCCCGGCTACAGCTCGGGCCAGACGCTCGACGCCCTGGAGCGTTTGGCAAAAGAGGTCTTGGAGCCGAAAGGTTACCAACTCGACTGGAGCGGAATCTCTTATCAGGAGCGAAAGGGGAGCAGCCAATCGCTTCTGGTTTTCGGGATCGGCCTGTTGATGGTCTTTTTGGTCCTGGCGGCCCAGTATGAAAGCTGGTCGATCCCCTTTGTCGTCAATCTCGCCGTTCCCTTCGGGATCTTCGGCGCCTTGGCGGCCGTCTGGCTGCGCGGGCTGACCAACGACATTTACTTTCAGATCGGGCTGGTGACCCTCATCGGCCTCTCGGCGAAGAATGCGATCTTGATCACGGAGTTCGTCCATCAACGCTATAAGGAAGGGGTGCCGTTAATTCAGGCGGCGGTGGAGGGATCGCGGCTTCGGTTCCGGCCGATCATCATGACCTCAATGGCCTTTATCCTGGGGATTTTGCCGCTCGTCGTCGCGAACGGGGCGGGGGCGGCCAGCCGCCACTCGATCGGCACCGGCGTCTTCGGGGGGATGTTGGCCGAATCGGTCGTCGCCATCTTCTTTACCCCGCTCTTCTTCGTGGTGGTCCAGAGGTTCACGAGCCGATTCTCCATCCGGAAGCCGGCCGCGCCGATACCGGCGAATGCCGAGCCGGCCACACTCCAACCGACCGTAGGAGGACATTGA